The Macrobrachium rosenbergii isolate ZJJX-2024 chromosome 56, ASM4041242v1, whole genome shotgun sequence genome includes a region encoding these proteins:
- the LOC136836720 gene encoding uncharacterized protein isoform X2, translating into MSKPNVDLEEILITPQDGDDVYDLMKVSYVDREPLCVGLHMTYEEFLPLLKNVLPPTFESKVSFGMREKSSGKLVAFMLSRILLPQDDPEIFQEGGYETEKSNHYTKVLYDLCSDIDVLQDGKFKKQLELQCLSVHPDYSNRGLGRKLLQMSEDKGKELGCDVATMQAMNAITDRIAKKMGHSTVRKTDIATIKDGTGRTLLDVDAVRNGSGTSYFTYFMKEL; encoded by the exons ATGAGCAAACCAAACGTAGACTTGGAGGAAATTCTCATCACTCCCCAAGACGGAGACGACGTATACGACCTGATGAAAGTATCGTACGTGGATCGAGAACCTTTG TGCGTAGGGCTTCACATGACCTACGAGGAATTCTTACCCCTGCTGAAGAATGTCCTGCCGCCGACGTTTGAGAGTAAGGTCAGCTTCGGCATGAGGGAGAAGTCCTCCGGGAAACTGGTGGCCTTCATGCTCAGCCGAATTCTCCTGCCTCAAGACGACCCAGAAATATTCCAAGAAGGAGGATATGAAACCGAAAAA TCGAACCATTACACGAAAGTGCTCTACGACTTGTGTTCAGACATCGATGTCTTGCAAGACGGGAAATTTAAAAAGCAATTGGAGCTGCAGTGCCTGTCCGTTCATCCAGACTACAGCAACCGCGGCCTGGGAAGGAAGCTTCTTcag ATGAGCGAGGATAAGGGGAAGGAGCTGGGCTGCGACGTGGCCACCATGCAAGCGATGAACGCCATCACCGACCGCATAGCCAAGAAGATGGGACACTCAACCGTCCGGAAGACGGACATAGCGACCATCAAAGACGGAACGGGAAGGACCCTGCTCGACGTGGACGCCGTCAGGAATGGGTCGGGCACCTCCTACTTCACTTATTTCATGAAGGAGTTGTGA
- the LOC136836720 gene encoding uncharacterized protein isoform X1 — protein sequence MTLSLSISLSPQLVRGNYGTSSEVMKTVTMSKPNVDLEEILITPQDGDDVYDLMKVSYVDREPLCVGLHMTYEEFLPLLKNVLPPTFESKVSFGMREKSSGKLVAFMLSRILLPQDDPEIFQEGGYETEKSNHYTKVLYDLCSDIDVLQDGKFKKQLELQCLSVHPDYSNRGLGRKLLQMSEDKGKELGCDVATMQAMNAITDRIAKKMGHSTVRKTDIATIKDGTGRTLLDVDAVRNGSGTSYFTYFMKEL from the exons atgacactctctctctctatctctctctctccacaactcgTTCGGGGGAATTACGGTACTTCATCAGAAGTTATGAAAACA GTAACAATGAGCAAACCAAACGTAGACTTGGAGGAAATTCTCATCACTCCCCAAGACGGAGACGACGTATACGACCTGATGAAAGTATCGTACGTGGATCGAGAACCTTTG TGCGTAGGGCTTCACATGACCTACGAGGAATTCTTACCCCTGCTGAAGAATGTCCTGCCGCCGACGTTTGAGAGTAAGGTCAGCTTCGGCATGAGGGAGAAGTCCTCCGGGAAACTGGTGGCCTTCATGCTCAGCCGAATTCTCCTGCCTCAAGACGACCCAGAAATATTCCAAGAAGGAGGATATGAAACCGAAAAA TCGAACCATTACACGAAAGTGCTCTACGACTTGTGTTCAGACATCGATGTCTTGCAAGACGGGAAATTTAAAAAGCAATTGGAGCTGCAGTGCCTGTCCGTTCATCCAGACTACAGCAACCGCGGCCTGGGAAGGAAGCTTCTTcag ATGAGCGAGGATAAGGGGAAGGAGCTGGGCTGCGACGTGGCCACCATGCAAGCGATGAACGCCATCACCGACCGCATAGCCAAGAAGATGGGACACTCAACCGTCCGGAAGACGGACATAGCGACCATCAAAGACGGAACGGGAAGGACCCTGCTCGACGTGGACGCCGTCAGGAATGGGTCGGGCACCTCCTACTTCACTTATTTCATGAAGGAGTTGTGA